A region of Geobacillus sp. 46C-IIa DNA encodes the following proteins:
- a CDS encoding molybdenum cofactor biosynthesis protein B, producing the protein MSTIQHKQEAPKTVRCKVITVSDTRTEKTDRSGRLMIELLAEAGHEVVSYEIVKDEADAIREAVLEGCRRLDVDAVLTNGGTGIAKRDVTIETVGALLEKELVGFGELFRFLSYTEDIGAAAMLSRAVAGVAMDTAVFCTPGSTGAVRLAMTKLILPELGHVVREIRKDGEKQ; encoded by the coding sequence ATGAGCACGATCCAACATAAACAAGAAGCCCCGAAAACCGTCCGCTGCAAAGTCATCACCGTCAGCGACACGAGAACCGAGAAAACCGACCGCAGCGGCCGGCTGATGATCGAGCTGCTCGCGGAAGCCGGGCATGAGGTCGTCAGCTATGAGATCGTGAAAGATGAAGCGGACGCCATTCGCGAGGCGGTGCTGGAGGGCTGCCGCCGCCTTGATGTCGACGCGGTGCTCACCAATGGCGGCACCGGCATCGCTAAGCGTGATGTGACGATTGAAACGGTCGGCGCGCTGCTCGAGAAAGAACTCGTCGGCTTTGGCGAGCTGTTCCGCTTCCTAAGCTACACCGAAGACATCGGCGCCGCCGCCATGCTGTCGCGCGCCGTCGCCGGCGTGGCGATGGACACCGCCGTCTTTTGCACCCCCGGCTCCACCGGCGCCGTGCGCCTCGCCATGACGAAGCTCATTTTGCCCGAACTTGGGCATGTGGTGCGGGAGATTCGGAAGGATGGGGAGAAGCAGTGA
- a CDS encoding R2-like ligand-binding oxidase yields MVHHDGFQTVKGTIDWEHPMYKLYEKAKRNGKWNPADIDFSQDQKDFASLTSEEKISALPLVAGFSAGEEAVTLDILPMANALARQGRLEDVLFLTTFMHDEAKHVEMFSRWQQAVGIGQMDLSVFHNDHYKRIFYEALPEAMNRLYADDSPEAVIRAATVYNMIVEGTLAESGYYTFRQIYKKAGLFPGLLQGIDYLNMDEGRHIQFGLYTIQRLVNEDERYYDLFIQYMDELWPHVVGYVAYLTELGQRQQQLARTYALEIDYDMLNRYVVKQFNIRKKQISRAKRYDSVEELEKTLSEAER; encoded by the coding sequence ATGGTCCATCATGACGGTTTTCAAACGGTGAAAGGAACGATCGATTGGGAGCATCCGATGTACAAATTGTATGAAAAAGCGAAGCGGAATGGGAAATGGAACCCGGCCGACATCGATTTCAGCCAAGACCAGAAGGATTTTGCCAGCTTGACGAGCGAAGAAAAAATTTCCGCGCTGCCGCTCGTCGCCGGCTTTTCCGCCGGAGAAGAGGCGGTGACGCTCGATATTTTGCCGATGGCCAACGCCCTCGCGCGCCAAGGGCGGCTTGAGGATGTCCTGTTTTTAACGACGTTTATGCACGATGAAGCGAAACATGTCGAGATGTTTTCCCGCTGGCAGCAAGCCGTCGGCATCGGGCAAATGGACTTGTCCGTCTTTCATAACGACCATTACAAACGCATCTTTTACGAAGCGCTGCCGGAAGCAATGAACCGGCTGTATGCCGACGACTCGCCGGAAGCAGTCATCCGCGCCGCCACCGTCTACAACATGATCGTCGAAGGGACGCTCGCCGAATCGGGGTATTATACGTTCCGGCAAATTTACAAAAAAGCCGGGCTGTTCCCGGGTCTTTTGCAAGGCATCGACTATTTGAACATGGACGAGGGCCGCCATATTCAGTTCGGCCTGTACACGATCCAGCGGCTCGTCAACGAAGACGAGCGGTATTACGATTTGTTCATCCAATATATGGACGAATTATGGCCGCATGTTGTCGGCTATGTCGCCTATTTGACCGAGCTCGGACAGCGCCAGCAGCAGCTCGCCCGCACGTATGCGCTCGAGATCGACTATGACATGCTCAACCGCTATGTCGTCAAACAGTTCAACATTCGCAAAAAACAAATCAGCCGAGCGAAGCGGTATGACAGCGTCGAGGAGCTGGAAAAAACGTTGAGCGAGGCGGAACGTTGA
- a CDS encoding response regulator transcription factor, with the protein MHRTLHEKLNAILQEGVAVIRRHHSSIAARWKEKWCELETKQHTAAESFGAAMDLFSHQLFEEGSGTGEWLKAVGDAWRSHPHFAPSNKMTFVFTLLENAVHEVVQSAPDSTFHDHQAVQYLFSKIYESAFSQTFDGQPDIGRFLEQLAASRQMPIHWIAELDKMDGRFYVKKLYGETEWLPTAIHILEADTIFSLGEQLLAYMPKARGKKRVIPLPWEESVFLFCTDETDHQVLPFLLHSFELFHAGGMALEQTKQDQLWKDAVILFDRWIMRAKSLQQAVEYISSGFVAYLPFERCALFAYSSENESGFGLYGYKLDNEQIKNIRENINALPLIKQYVQQLQLLGSHIANVPPIYLSDAAEGLPAKYVEQFQLESIVIAPIYAPSENRLIGAAILDQGPGRPFTLSSDIFTAVMKFGQSAGEVLAKFSGGRPELVPSTPHLSPREIEVLKLVAEGASTYEAAKRLHLSEYTVRDYVSAILQKMNAKNRTEAIVKAIRDGII; encoded by the coding sequence GTGCACCGTACGTTGCACGAAAAACTGAACGCGATTTTGCAGGAGGGAGTAGCGGTCATCCGACGGCATCACAGCTCAATCGCCGCTCGTTGGAAGGAAAAATGGTGCGAGCTTGAAACGAAGCAACATACGGCTGCCGAATCGTTCGGGGCTGCCATGGACTTGTTTTCCCATCAACTGTTTGAAGAGGGCAGCGGGACTGGCGAATGGCTGAAAGCAGTGGGCGACGCCTGGCGGAGTCATCCCCATTTTGCGCCATCCAACAAAATGACTTTCGTGTTCACCCTGCTCGAAAATGCAGTCCATGAGGTCGTCCAATCCGCGCCCGACAGCACGTTTCATGACCACCAAGCGGTGCAATATTTGTTTTCTAAAATATATGAATCCGCCTTTTCCCAAACGTTCGACGGCCAGCCGGACATCGGCCGGTTTTTGGAACAGCTCGCCGCCTCAAGACAAATGCCCATCCATTGGATCGCCGAACTGGACAAGATGGACGGCCGCTTTTACGTCAAAAAACTATACGGAGAAACAGAGTGGCTGCCGACAGCTATTCACATATTGGAAGCTGACACCATTTTTTCCCTGGGGGAACAGTTGCTTGCCTATATGCCAAAGGCGAGAGGAAAGAAACGCGTCATTCCGCTTCCGTGGGAGGAAAGCGTTTTCTTGTTTTGCACAGATGAAACGGATCATCAAGTCCTTCCGTTTCTCCTTCATTCGTTCGAATTGTTTCACGCCGGGGGAATGGCGCTTGAGCAAACGAAACAAGACCAACTTTGGAAAGATGCCGTCATTTTATTCGATCGATGGATCATGCGCGCGAAATCATTGCAGCAGGCGGTGGAATACATTTCGTCCGGCTTTGTCGCCTATTTGCCGTTTGAACGCTGCGCGCTGTTCGCCTACTCGAGCGAGAATGAAAGCGGATTCGGGCTTTACGGATACAAACTTGACAACGAGCAAATCAAAAACATTCGCGAGAACATCAACGCTTTGCCGCTCATTAAACAGTACGTGCAGCAGTTGCAGCTGCTCGGCAGTCATATAGCGAATGTGCCGCCCATCTACTTGTCCGACGCGGCGGAAGGGCTGCCAGCGAAATATGTGGAGCAATTCCAACTCGAATCGATCGTCATCGCCCCGATTTACGCCCCGTCAGAAAACCGGCTCATCGGTGCGGCCATTTTGGATCAAGGCCCTGGGCGCCCGTTCACGTTGTCGAGCGACATTTTCACCGCGGTCATGAAATTCGGCCAAAGCGCCGGGGAGGTGCTGGCGAAATTCAGCGGCGGCCGTCCAGAGCTCGTTCCATCAACGCCTCACTTGTCGCCGCGGGAAATCGAGGTGCTGAAGCTCGTCGCCGAAGGCGCGTCGACCTATGAGGCCGCAAAACGGCTTCATTTAAGCGAGTATACGGTGCGCGACTATGTGTCGGCCATTTTGCAAAAAATGAACGCCAAAAATCGGACGGAGGCCATTGTGAAAGCGATCCGCGACGGCATTATTTGA